Below is a genomic region from Citrobacter tructae.
GCTGACTTTATTAATGAAACCAGCGTCGGGCTAATTGGCGTTGAGCCGGGCGGTCACGGGATTGAATCCGGTGAACACGGCGCGCCGTTGAAGCATGGCCGCGTCGGGATTTACTTCGGCATGAAGTCGCCGATGATGCAAACCGAAGAGGGACAGATCGAAGAGTCCTACTCGATCTCTGCCGGTCTGGATTTCCCGTCCGTTGGGCCACAGCATGCCTACCTGAACAGTATTGGCCGTGCCGACTATGTATCGATTACCGATGACGAAGCGCTGGACGCTTTCAAAACTCTGTGCCTGCACGAAGGTATCATCCCGGCTCTGGAGTCATCCCATGCCCTGGCCCACGCGTTGAAAATGATGCGTGACAATCCTGAAAAAGAGCAGCTGCTGGTGGTTAACCTCTCCGGTCGCGGCGACAAAGACATTTTCACCGTACACGATATTCTGAAAGCGCGAGGGGAAATCTGATGGAACGTTATGAAAACCTGTTTACACAACTGAAGGACCGCAAAGAAGGTGCATTTGTCCCCTTCGTCACCCTCGGCGACCCTTCTGTTGAGCACTCTCTGAAAATTATTGATACGCTGATCGAAGCGGGTGCCGACGCGCTGGAACTCGGTATTCCGTTCTCCGATCCGCTGGCTGACGGTCCAACCATTCAGGAAGCCACCTTACGTGCGTTTGCGGCGGGCGTGACGCCATCACAGTGTTTTGAAATGCTGGCGCTGATTCGCCAGAAACACCCTACCATCCCTATTGGTCTGCTGATGTACGCCAATCTGGTGTTCAACAAGGGTATTGATGAATTCTACGCCCAGTGTGAAAAAGTCGGTGTCGATTCTGTATTGGTGGCTGATGTGCCGGTAGAAGAATCAGCCCCGTTCAGGACGGCCGCGCTGCGCCACAACGTTGCGCCTATTTTCATCTGCCCACCTAACGCCGATGACGAATTGCTGCGCCAGATTGCCACCAATGGCCGCGGTTATACCTATCTGCTGTCACGAGCAGGCGTAACCGGTGCAGAAAACCGTGCGGCGTTACCACTGCATCATCTGGTGGAAAAATTGAAAGAGTACAATGCGCCGCCTGCTTTACAGGGCTTCGGTATCTCTGCACCTGAGCAGGTAACGGGAGCTATTGAAGCAGGTGCCGCTGGGGCGATTTCTGGCTCGGCGATAGTCAAAATCATCGAGAAAAATGTCGCTGCACCAGAACAGATGCTGGCTGAGTTAAAAGCTTTTGTCAGTGCGATGAAAGCCGCCACACATCAGTAAAATGAAACGACCGCCAGAGGTTTCTGGCGGTTTACCTTTCTTTCGCCTGCTTCATTTGGTACATGGCGCTATC
It encodes:
- the trpA gene encoding tryptophan synthase subunit alpha, whose product is MERYENLFTQLKDRKEGAFVPFVTLGDPSVEHSLKIIDTLIEAGADALELGIPFSDPLADGPTIQEATLRAFAAGVTPSQCFEMLALIRQKHPTIPIGLLMYANLVFNKGIDEFYAQCEKVGVDSVLVADVPVEESAPFRTAALRHNVAPIFICPPNADDELLRQIATNGRGYTYLLSRAGVTGAENRAALPLHHLVEKLKEYNAPPALQGFGISAPEQVTGAIEAGAAGAISGSAIVKIIEKNVAAPEQMLAELKAFVSAMKAATHQ